Within the Dehalococcoidales bacterium genome, the region TTTGGTGTTTCGGGTCCCGTCATCACGGCGAGAAATATCAACTACAAAAAAACCTTTTTCATCGTCGGTATCGCTAAAATCCAGCTTGACCAGCGAGCCAGGATAAACAATCGGGGGCTTTTCGTTCAATATCTGACGGCGATGAATATGACCCAGGGCAACGTAATCAATTCCCGGTAAGATTAAATTACTGAGCAACAGGTGTGGCTCTCGGCCAATAGTAGAACCTTTTTCTGAACCGGTTCTTGCGCCTTCCACCCATACATGTGAAGCAAGTACTGCCGGGAGGTTTAAATCCAGTTTGGCATGGTTTTCCAATATTGCATGGGTTAGCAATAGCTCCATTTTTTGGAACAGAGAAGCCATATCAAGATTCTTTACCTTTTCCATTTTCATAAGATTGGAACGACGCAGCCAGGGAAGCGAAAGAATCTGCACTGGCCCACCTGTTGTTTCAATGCGATCAAGGCCGGGCTTGCTAACAACATGAACGTTGTCTACTTCGAGTGTATCGAATATTTCGGTAGCGGTGGCGCGGTTGAGCGCGTTAGGCAAATCGTGATTGCCGGTGAGAATAAACGTGGTTATTTTAGCTTCTGAGAGCCGTTTTATGCGTTTGGCAAATTCTCTTTGCTGGGTAGGATTTGGTGAGCGGTCTTTGTACGCATCACCGCAAAACAATACCAAATCAACCCCGTTCTCAATCGCAAAGTCTACCAGGCTGTCGAGCGCACTCAGAACATCCATCATCCGGGATGAGAAACCTGTTTCCGGATCAACTCGGCCATAGGTTTCAACCCCAAGGTGAAGGTCAGCAAAATGGATAAGTTTTAAGGTTTTTTCTGCCATGGTCTAAAAACCCAACCAGTGCTTGCCTCCAGCAGGTAACACCTCGAAAGACTCGCCATTTAGTTTAGCTGCGAGCGTTGAGCAAAGTTTATCTATCGGTAAACGCAATTGGCGCATGGAATCCCGATCGCGCAGTGTCACCGAATTATCTTCCAGGGAGTCAAAATCTATTGTTACACAATATGGGGTACCGATTTCGTCTTGGCGGCGGTAACGGCGACCTATACTTTGAGCATCATCATAAGAGGTAGAAAAACTCTTGCGCAGTGCAGAGTAAACTTTGCGAGCGCAGTCAACTACAGGCTCCTTGCGGCTGAGCGGCAATACAGCTACTTTGTATGGCGCGATGGACGGATGAAGCTTGAGAACGGTGCGGATTTCATCTTTATCTGGTTCCTCGCAGTAAGCATCACAGAGGAGCGCAAGGACGGTACGATCTACTCCACTTGATGGCTCGATAACATAGGGAACGACATGTGTTTTGGATTCTTCATCAAAAAAGGTAAGATCGTTACCGCTGTGAGCGGCGTGTTGCTTGAGGTCAAAATCGGCACGGTTGGCAATGCCCTCAAGTTCGCTCCAACCCATCGGGAACAGATATTCAATATCGTAACAGTCCTTGGCATAATGAGCCAGTTCATCCTTGCGGTGTTGCCTGAGCTTGAGGTTTTCTTTTCTAATACCAATACTGGTAAACCAGTTAAGTCTTTCTTCAAGCCAAAATTTAAACCAGGTTTCATCATCTCCTGGTTTTACAAAAAACTCAATTTCCATCTGCTCGAACTCACGGGAGCGGAAGATGAAGTTGCCAGTGGTAATCTCATTACGAAAGGATTTACCGATTTGACCTATACCAAAGGGTAGCTTTTTACGCGTAGTATTTAAAACATTAGCAAAGTTGACGAAAATCCCCTGAGCGGTTTCCGGCCTGAGATAGGCAATGGAAGCCTGGTCTTCAACCGGGCCGATATATGTTTTAAACATCAAATTAAATTGTCGAGGCTGGGTAAGTTTGCCGCCACAATTAGGACAATTTTCGGTTGTAAGGTGGTCTGCACGAAAGCGTTGTTTGCAGTCCATGCAGTCAACCAGTGGATCGCTGAAACCGCTAACATGACCGCTAGCTTCCCAAACCTTTGGATGCATGATTATGCTGGTATCAAGGCCAACCATATCATCCCGATTGTGAATCATTGCTTGCCACCAGGCGTTTTTTACATTACGTTTAACCTCTACACCTAATGGGCCATAATCCCAGCAACTGGAAAGCCCTCCATAAATTTCGCTCGAGGGAAAAATAAACCCGCGCCTGCGGGCTAGGGAAACAATTTTATCCATGCTTACTTTATTGTTGTTATCTTCCACGTATTTATATGTACTCCTGGCATAATTATTCGATCTTGCTGTGCATTATATTATAGAACCGCCAGCATAAGAAAATACCTCCAATCACCATGGTCATAATGGCGAATATCCACACTGGCAGCAAGTGAAAACTGAAAACATCGTAAATGAAAATATCAAAGGATATATAGGCTGCGATCAGCTGGGGAAGGACTATCATATTAGCTGCAACAGAAATAACCTTTTGGGACTGGCGCCCAGCTGATTCTGGCATGGCCAAACGATTAATAAAGCTTTTAACGGCGGTACCGACGAACCATCCAATTGTTATGAACAGAAGTTGTACCAGTAAAGAACCAGCTATTACAAGGGATGCGCCGGCATAATTGGCCGGCTCACCGGCATCACTGAAACGGAAGGCTGGTTCTGCTGATAGCTGGGGGAGCAACGCCAGGGTGAAAGCAAGGCAGGTGGCGCCAATGGCAAGTAAAGGGACAATCTGCCTGAAACCAAAATAGGCTCGGTAAATAGGTTCCGGAGCTTTCGGTATATTGAGTTCCGGTTGTTCTGTCTTTGATTGCTCAGGTGGTGCTGCAGCACGGCTTTTGTTAAGAAAATACTGGAAAAGAACGACTGTAGCAAAAAACCCGCCAAAAACAACTATTGCTCCACCAATGAGTATGATAAGTACAGTGCTGGTATTCATAATAATAACAGGTTGTTTAAAGATACCAGCTTTATACAGTCAGTGTCAAAGAAAATTCAATTTGATCCATCGCTGAAACCGGTGTTATCATCAACGGCAAATAGAGCAGGGGAGATGGTATATGTTCATAGAGAGTTTGGTTGTTGGTGCATTCGGCGCCAATTGTTATTTACTCAAGTGTGAGTGTTCCGGGAAAGGGATCGTAATTGATCCCGGGGATGAGGTGCAACGTATTATTAAAAAGACCCGGCAGATGAATATGCAAGTTGAAAAAATCGTGCTAACACATGGCCATCCGGATCATTGCGCCGGTGTTAAAGAATTAAAAGAAAACACCAAAGCTTTAATTGCAATGCACGCGGGTGACTTGGAAATAGTCAATAGTCGATTATTACGTATGATGCTGGGCATAAAAGATAACACAAAAATTGAACCGGACGAATTACTTGTCGATGGGAACGTTATTAAAGTTGGCAGTATCGAATTTGTAGTTATTCATACACCTGGCCACTCACAGGGAAGCATTTGTTTAAAGAGTGAAGGAATTTTGTTTACTGGCGATTTGCTTTTTTCTGGAGGTATCGGCAGATGTGATTTACCTGGCGGTGACCAAAATCAGATCACAGAAAGCCTGCACAAGGTTATGAAGATGGACCCATCAATAAAAGTTTACCCCGGCCATGGCCCCAGTACTACGATTGAGGCCGAAAGCCGGGGTAATATTTATCTTGATGGTTGGGTTTAGAAAAGCCCGCCAAAGCTGGCAATTACCGGAGCAAGAACCACCGAGATTATACTTATCAGCTTGATCATGATGTTGAGAGCTGGGCCAGAAGTGTCCTTCATTGGGTCACCCACGGTATCTCCAACTACTGCCGCTTTATGAGCTGCTGATCCCTTGCCGCCATAAGCACCAGTCTCAATCCACTTTTTGGCATTATCCCAGGATCCACCAGCATTGGCAAACGTGATTGCCAGGATAAGACCTGTAGAAATAGCCCCGCCGAGGAACCCTCCCAAGGCTACTGGGCCAAGAACAATGCCCACCACTACCGGGGAGAGAATGGTTATCAAGCCCGGCATTACCATTTTCTTAATGGAATCTTTGGTGCAAATATCTACACATTTTGCATATTCTGGCTTGCCAGTCCCTTCCATGAGGCCGGGAATTTCTTTGAATTGACGTCGAACTTCATTAACGATAGAGAAACTGGTTTTGCCTACTGCATCCATAGTTAATGCGCAGAATATGGCTGGCAGGAGTGCCCCAAGAAACATACCAACCAACACTTCTGGTTGAAGAAGGTTGATTCCTTCAGCAGTAATGCCGACAGTTTCTGCATACGCAAACAGTAGCGCCAGAGACGTTAGACCAGCTGCGCCAATAGCAAAACCTTTACCAGTAGCAGCGGTTGTGTTACCAAGGGAATCCAGAGCATCAGTGCGTTCGCGGATCTCATGAGGAAGCCCGCTCATTTCAACAATGCCGCCTGCATTATCCGCAATTGGTCCATATGCATCGGTGGCATCCTGAATACCCAGAGTTGACAGCATACCTACGCCGGCGATAGCTACACCGTATATATCACCAAGCTTGTAGGCCGCTATAACTGCAATCCCAATAATAATTATAGGCGGCAATACGCTGAGGAGACCATTGCCAAAACCGGCGATGATATTTGTGCCTGCGCCGGTTTGTGAAGCTTCTGCAATCTTAAGAGTCGGTTTGTATACATAAGAAGTAAAATAGTTGGTGCTTTCGCCAATCAGAATCCCGGCGACAAGGCCTATGATAATCGCCCAGAATATTCTAATATCGGCATCCAGCAGCCAGACTGCCAGGTAAGAAAAGCCGGCAGCCAGGACTGAGCTTACAATAGTACCGCGACGCAATGCGTTTAACAGGGCGGTCATTTCCAGTTTTTCTCCAACACGAATGAAGAATATACCAATAATGGATGCCAGGATACCGCCGGCCGAAACCAAAAGCGGAAGGAACCAGCCAGCTTCCTGAGTGGGAACAAGCGCTTTTTCAAGCGCTGGAGACATTACTGCAATACTTGCCAGGGCAGAAGTGGCGATGATTGAGCTGACATACGATTCAAAAAGATCAGCTCCCATACCTGCAACATCACCAACGTTATCGCCAACGAAGTCTGCAATAACAGCTGCGTTGCGGGGATCATCCTCTGGTATGTTTGATTCCACTTTACCAACTATATCGGCTCCGGTGTCAGCTGCCTTGGTATAAATACCACCACCAACACGGGCAAATATAGCTACCGAGGAAGCACCGAAGCCAAAACCGGGAATTATCTGGGTAAAATCGGCATTACCGTTGAATGCAAAATAAAGGGCTGTAAGCCCCAGCATGCCAATACCGACAACGCTCATACCCATTACCGCGCCAGCGCGGAAGGATACCTTGAGGCCATGGTTTAAACCATGCTGAACGGCAGTGGCGGTGCGCGAATTTGACCGAATGGCGATACTCATGCCGATAAAACCAGCCAAGCCGGAACAAACCGCTCCAAAAATAAAACTGATGGCAACCCACCATCCAAGCATTGGTACGAAACCCAGGATAAGTGTTACCGCAACCACGAAAACTGCCAGTACTCGGTATTCTCTTCCTAAAAAGGCGAGAGCGCCTTCTTTAATGGCAGCAGAAATATCGCGGACTGCTTTCGTGCCCTGGGGCTGTTTTAGCACGAACTGAGCCATCAGGCCGGCTACAATAACCCCTAATAGACCCGCTGATAATGCAATAACCAGCTCCAAATTAATCCTCCTTAAATAATATATATTCTAATAACCCGGAATAGTTAAGGTATTTTCCAGGTTAATGTTTAGCTTATAGTAGACTGGTTGAACCTTTTCGACAACTCCCTGGCTACCTGATCAGGCTCCGGGGAAAGTGTAACCGAAGATATCACCGCTACGGCGTCTGTGCCAGCTTCAATAACAAGAGCTATATTATCTATGTTTATGCCACCGATAGCAACTATAGGGATTGAAACAGCGTTGCGAATAGCCCGGAAGGCGTTGAGCCCGATTGGGGGGCAAGCTTTGCTATGAGTTTCAAATATTGCTTGCGGGGAAATGTAATCGGCACCATTCTGTTCTGCCTTCTTTGCCTGCTCAACAGAATCCACCGAAACTCCGATAATGGTATCGATTGGCAGGTGTTTCCGAGCTATGGATAATGGAATATCTTCCTGACCTAGGTGCAGCCCTCCGGCACCGCTTGCCAGAGCAATATCAAGATGATCATTAATAACAAGCATGGCGTTATTGGAATCACATAATTTTACCAGAGAGCAAGCTAGTTTCAGGAATTTGCCGCCCGGCATATTTTTCTCCCGCAACTGGATGGTTTTTACACCGGCTTCAAGGAGCATTTTAGCCATATCCATATGGCTTCGTCCGCCCAGTAGGGTAGAATCGAGAATTACATAAAGACCTTTTATCCGACTTTGCTTTTGTCTGCGTAATATACGAGAGACTATGTCTTTCTCAAGGCTGTAGAGCTTAAAACGCATATTTTCAAAAGTACTGCTTTTCATATTGGAGTCTGGTAGTCTGGCAATTTCTTCTATGGTCCGAAGAGCTTGTTCGCAACGGCGAGCATTGGCAGTAACGATTGAAAATATATCTCCATGCTCAGCCGAGCCACCACCAGAACTAACCTGACCGACATCGTTTTGTGAATCACGCTTAGACAGCAATACTGGCCGAAAAGGTATAGACAGCTCAAGTCCGTGACGTATATTTTTAAGCTCATGAGTGAGCTCTGCTTCGTTTAAGACCATCCGAGCGACGTCTTCGAGAACCCTTAAACCTTCGGCGGCACGGTTTAAGCTGGCATCAAGCATCCTGAATATACCAGAGGGTAAATTTATACCGTATTCTTCATTCATAGTAGTAAAGTCAATTATTTTAACATAAATAGAGTTATAGACTAAAAACCGTCGGGTCGTTCGATGGCACCGGGTATGTGAGTGATGCGGGGATTAGTTTCTTCTTGCGAAAACAACACGCCGATTGCGTCTATTCGCCAGTCCTCAGGGGAATTCGGATACTGGTTTATATAGCCTTCAGCTACTTTGATGAGCTTGGATGATTTGGTGCGGGTTATTGATTCGAGAGGCAATCCGAATCCCTTGCCAGTTTTGCTTCTCACTTCTACAAATACCAGGGTAGAGCCGTGCATAGCAACGATATCAATTTCCCCGATACTATTACGGTAATTCGTGTGAAGTATACAATAGCCCTTACGGGAAAGGTACTTCGCAGCAATTTTTTCTGCTAGTGCTCCAGTTTCCTTTGAAGTCATGACTCCATACCAAGCTGAGGTTTTAACGGACGAAAAGAAATTCGATGAATCGGACAGGGGCCTCGTTTCTTCAAGGCTTCCAAATGCTCGTGTGTCGGATAGCCTTTGTTGCGGCAGAAGCCGTAACCGGGATACCGTTCATCCATTTCTTCCATCAAACGGTCGCGAGCAACCTTGGCTAGAATAGACGCACAAGCGATTGAATAAGAAAGGCTATCTCCCCGGGTGATGCCTCGCTGAGGGAGATTGACTTCCGGTAGTCTGAAATAATCAACCAGAATCGCCTGGGGTGGCGGTTTAAGCAGGCTAACGGCTTTTTTCATGGCGAGACGGGCAGCGCGGGCGATGCCGAAACTGTCAATTTCTGCGCTGGAAACCATCCCTACTCCCCAGCTTATGGCTTCTCGTTGAATAATGCTTTCTAATTTTTGACGCATTCTGGCGCTGACAAGCTTGGAGTCCTGCACATCTGCAAGCCAGGGATGGATAGCAGAAAGATCCAGAATCACTGCACCAGCAGCCACAGGGCCTGCAAGGGGAGCACGGCCGGCTTCGTCAATACCAGCTATCAGGCTAAAGCCTTGTTTGGTGAAAAGGTATTCGTAATGGTAACTTGGATTGTTTTTTGCCATTGCATCTTACGCTCGGATTA harbors:
- a CDS encoding MBL fold metallo-hydrolase, which produces MFIESLVVGAFGANCYLLKCECSGKGIVIDPGDEVQRIIKKTRQMNMQVEKIVLTHGHPDHCAGVKELKENTKALIAMHAGDLEIVNSRLLRMMLGIKDNTKIEPDELLVDGNVIKVGSIEFVVIHTPGHSQGSICLKSEGILFTGDLLFSGGIGRCDLPGGDQNQITESLHKVMKMDPSIKVYPGHGPSTTIEAESRGNIYLDGWV
- a CDS encoding sodium-translocating pyrophosphatase; translated protein: MELVIALSAGLLGVIVAGLMAQFVLKQPQGTKAVRDISAAIKEGALAFLGREYRVLAVFVVAVTLILGFVPMLGWWVAISFIFGAVCSGLAGFIGMSIAIRSNSRTATAVQHGLNHGLKVSFRAGAVMGMSVVGIGMLGLTALYFAFNGNADFTQIIPGFGFGASSVAIFARVGGGIYTKAADTGADIVGKVESNIPEDDPRNAAVIADFVGDNVGDVAGMGADLFESYVSSIIATSALASIAVMSPALEKALVPTQEAGWFLPLLVSAGGILASIIGIFFIRVGEKLEMTALLNALRRGTIVSSVLAAGFSYLAVWLLDADIRIFWAIIIGLVAGILIGESTNYFTSYVYKPTLKIAEASQTGAGTNIIAGFGNGLLSVLPPIIIIGIAVIAAYKLGDIYGVAIAGVGMLSTLGIQDATDAYGPIADNAGGIVEMSGLPHEIRERTDALDSLGNTTAATGKGFAIGAAGLTSLALLFAYAETVGITAEGINLLQPEVLVGMFLGALLPAIFCALTMDAVGKTSFSIVNEVRRQFKEIPGLMEGTGKPEYAKCVDICTKDSIKKMVMPGLITILSPVVVGIVLGPVALGGFLGGAISTGLILAITFANAGGSWDNAKKWIETGAYGGKGSAAHKAAVVGDTVGDPMKDTSGPALNIMIKLISIISVVLAPVIASFGGLF
- a CDS encoding glycine--tRNA ligase, whose protein sequence is MEDNNNKVSMDKIVSLARRRGFIFPSSEIYGGLSSCWDYGPLGVEVKRNVKNAWWQAMIHNRDDMVGLDTSIIMHPKVWEASGHVSGFSDPLVDCMDCKQRFRADHLTTENCPNCGGKLTQPRQFNLMFKTYIGPVEDQASIAYLRPETAQGIFVNFANVLNTTRKKLPFGIGQIGKSFRNEITTGNFIFRSREFEQMEIEFFVKPGDDETWFKFWLEERLNWFTSIGIRKENLKLRQHRKDELAHYAKDCYDIEYLFPMGWSELEGIANRADFDLKQHAAHSGNDLTFFDEESKTHVVPYVIEPSSGVDRTVLALLCDAYCEEPDKDEIRTVLKLHPSIAPYKVAVLPLSRKEPVVDCARKVYSALRKSFSTSYDDAQSIGRRYRRQDEIGTPYCVTIDFDSLEDNSVTLRDRDSMRQLRLPIDKLCSTLAAKLNGESFEVLPAGGKHWLGF
- a CDS encoding YraN family protein, translating into MTSKETGALAEKIAAKYLSRKGYCILHTNYRNSIGEIDIVAMHGSTLVFVEVRSKTGKGFGLPLESITRTKSSKLIKVAEGYINQYPNSPEDWRIDAIGVLFSQEETNPRITHIPGAIERPDGF
- a CDS encoding ribonuclease HII, whose protein sequence is MAKNNPSYHYEYLFTKQGFSLIAGIDEAGRAPLAGPVAAGAVILDLSAIHPWLADVQDSKLVSARMRQKLESIIQREAISWGVGMVSSAEIDSFGIARAARLAMKKAVSLLKPPPQAILVDYFRLPEVNLPQRGITRGDSLSYSIACASILAKVARDRLMEEMDERYPGYGFCRNKGYPTHEHLEALKKRGPCPIHRISFRPLKPQLGMES
- a CDS encoding exonuclease SbcCD subunit D, with product MAEKTLKLIHFADLHLGVETYGRVDPETGFSSRMMDVLSALDSLVDFAIENGVDLVLFCGDAYKDRSPNPTQQREFAKRIKRLSEAKITTFILTGNHDLPNALNRATATEIFDTLEVDNVHVVSKPGLDRIETTGGPVQILSLPWLRRSNLMKMEKVKNLDMASLFQKMELLLTHAILENHAKLDLNLPAVLASHVWVEGARTGSEKGSTIGREPHLLLSNLILPGIDYVALGHIHRRQILNEKPPIVYPGSLVKLDFSDTDDEKGFFVVDISRRDDGTRNTKYHFQPISGRRFLTISADISPDDIDPTQTILAQIAQASADMADAIVRLEVTIPQDAEGLLRDSEIRTALRPAHYTSIAKKVIRSVRSRLGTNVSAEALTPVDALRAWLDVSNCDAETKEQLIHYGTSLIEEVSGKITQ
- the thiE gene encoding thiamine phosphate synthase, whose translation is MNEEYGINLPSGIFRMLDASLNRAAEGLRVLEDVARMVLNEAELTHELKNIRHGLELSIPFRPVLLSKRDSQNDVGQVSSGGGSAEHGDIFSIVTANARRCEQALRTIEEIARLPDSNMKSSTFENMRFKLYSLEKDIVSRILRRQKQSRIKGLYVILDSTLLGGRSHMDMAKMLLEAGVKTIQLREKNMPGGKFLKLACSLVKLCDSNNAMLVINDHLDIALASGAGGLHLGQEDIPLSIARKHLPIDTIIGVSVDSVEQAKKAEQNGADYISPQAIFETHSKACPPIGLNAFRAIRNAVSIPIVAIGGINIDNIALVIEAGTDAVAVISSVTLSPEPDQVARELSKRFNQSTIS